The proteins below come from a single Malus domestica chromosome 03, GDT2T_hap1 genomic window:
- the LOC103431561 gene encoding phosphoenolpyruvate carboxylase, housekeeping isozyme-like has product MANRNLEKLASIDAQLRLLVPAKVSEDDKLVEYDALLLDRFLDILQDLHGEDLRETVQACYELSAEYEGKHDPKKLSELGDVLTSLDPGDSIVVAKSFAHMLSLANLAEEVQIAYRRRNKLKKGDFADENSATTESDIEETLKRLVGDLKKSPQEVFDALKNQTVDLVLTAHPTQSVRRSLLQKHGRIRNCLTQLYAKDITPDDKQEIDEALQREIQAAFRTDEIRRTAPTPQDEMRAGMSYFHETIWKGVPKFLRRVDTALKNIGVNERVPHNAPLIQFSSWMGGDRDGNPRVTPEVTRDVCLLARMMAANLYYSQIEDLMFELSMWRCNDELRVRADVLHRSTRRDAKHYIEFWKQVPPNEPYRVILGDLRDKLYHTRERSRQLLASGHSDIPEEATLISVEQFLEPLELCYRSLCSCGDRAIADGSLLDFLRQVSTFGLSLVKLDIRQESDRHTDVIDAITKHLEIGSYREWSEERRQEWLLSELCGKRPLFGPDLPKTEEISDVLDTLHVISELPSDNFGAYIISMATAPSDVLAVELLQRECHVKKPLRVVPLFEKLADLEAAPAALSRLFSIDWYRERINGTQEVMIGYSDSGKDAGRFSAAWQLYKAQEELINVAKKFGVKLTMFHGRGGTVGRGGGPTHLAILSQPPDTIHGSLRVTVQGEVIEQSFGEELLCFRTLQRFTAATLEHGMHMPVSPKPEWRALMDEMAVVSTEDYRSIVFQEPRFVEYFRLATPELEYGRMNIGSRPSKRKPSGGIESLRAIPWIFAWTQTRFHLPVWLGLGAAFRHVIKKDIKNLHMLQEMYNQWPFFRVTIDLVEMVFAKGNPGIAALYDKLLVSEDLWSFGERLRSNYEETKNFLLQIAGHKDLLEGDPHLKQRLRLRDSYITTLNVCQAYTLKRIRDPNFHVTLRPHISKEISESNKPANELVKLNPTSEYAPGLEDTLILTMKGIAAGLQNTG; this is encoded by the exons ATGGCTAACAGGAATCTGGAGAAGTTGGCGTCCATTGACGCGCAGCTTCGGCTTCTGGTTCCGGCCAAAGTGAGCGAGGACGACAAGCTGGTGGAATACGATGCTCTGCTTTTGGATCGGTTTCTGGATATTCTCCAAGATTTACATGGAGAGGATCTCAGGGAAACG GTTCAAGCATGTTATGAGCTTTCTGCTGAGTATGAAGGAAAGCATGACCCGAAAAAGCTATCAGAGCTTGGAGATGTATTGACAAGTTTGGACCCAGGGGATTCTATTGTTGTTGCAAAATCCTTCGCCCACATGCTTAGCTTGGCCAACTTGGCTGAGGAGGTCCAGATTGCTTACCGCAGACGAAACAAGCTGAAAAAGGGTGACTTTGCAGATGAAAATTCTGCAACGACTGAATCAGACATTGAAGAAACTCTCAAGAGGCTTGTAGGGGATCTAAAAAAGTCCCCCCAAGAGGTTTTTGATGCTCTCAAGAATCAGACTGTAGATCTGGTCCTCACTGCTCATCCTACACAATCTGTTCGTAGATCCTTGCTTCAGAAGCACGGAAG GATTCGGAATTGTTTAACCCAGTTGTACGCGAAAGACATTACTCCTGATGATAAGCAGGAGATTGATGAGGCACTTCAGAGAGAG ATCCAAGCTGCATTTCGTACGGATGAGATCCGAAGAACAGCTCCCACTCCACAAGATGAGATGAGAGCAGGGATGAGCTATTTCCATGAAACAATTTGGAAGGGTGTCCCAAAGTTTCTCCGTCGTGTGGATACAGCTTTGAAGAATATTGGGGTTAATGAACGTGTTCCCCATAATGCCCCACTTATTCAGTTTTCATCTTGGATGGGTGGTGATCGTGATG GTAATCCAAGAGTAACTCCCGAGGTCACAAGGGATGTTTGCCTACTAGCTAGAATGATGGCTGCAAACTTGTACTATTCTCAGATAGAGGATCTTATGTTTGAG TTGTCTATGTGGCGCTGCAATGATGAACTCCGTGTTCGTGCAGATGTACTTCACAGGTCCACGAGGAGAGATGCAAAGCACTACATAG AATTTTGGAAGCAAGTTCCTCCAAATGAACCCTACCGTGTGATTCTCGGTGATTTAAGGGATAAGCTTTATCATACACGTGAACGTTCTCGTCAGTTGTTAGCCAGTGGGCACTCTGACATTCCGGAGGAGGCAACACTGATCAGTGTTGAGCAG TTCTTGGAACCTCTCGAACTCTGCTACAGATCACTCTGCTCTTGTGGTGACCGAGCAATTGCTGATGGATCACTTCTTGATTTCTTAAGGCAAGTGTCCACCTTTGGACTTTCACTTGTGAAGCTCGATATTAGGCAAGAATCTGACAGGCATACTGATGTGATAGACGCCATCACCAAGCATCTGGAAATTGGTTCCTATCGTGAGTGGTCTGAAGAACGCCGTCAGGAGTGGCTTTTATCTGAACTATGTGGCAAGCGCCCACTGTTTGGTCCTGATCTTCCAAAAACGGAAGAAATCTCTGATGTTTTGGACACATTACATGTGATATCAGAACTTCCATCTGATAACTTTGGAGCATACATCATCTCAATGGCGACTGCTCCATCTGATGTGCTCGCAGTTGAGCTCCTGCAACGTGAATGCCACGTGAAGAAACCACTAAGAGTCGTTCCACTGTTTGAGAAGCTTGCAGATCTGGAGGCTGCTCCTGCTGCTTTGTCACGGCTTTTCTCGATTGATTGGTATAGAGAGCGGATCAACGGAACGCAAGAAGTCATGATTGGGTACTCAGATTCTGGTAAAGATGCAGGGCGTTTCTCTGCAGCCTGGCAGTTATACAAGGCACAGGAGGAGCTTATCAACGTTGCTAAGAAATTTGGTGTGAAGCTAACTATGTTCCATGGTCGTGGTGGCACTGTTGGAAGGGGAGGTGGTCCCACCCATCTTGCTATATTGTCTCAACCACCAGATACAATTCATGGTTCACTCCGTGTCACTGTCCAAGGTGAAGTTATTGAGCAGTCGTTTGGAGAGGAGCTCTTGTGTTTTAGAACACTCCAGCGTTTCACAGCTGCTACACTAGAGCATGGAATGCATATGCCAGTTTCACCAAAACCGGAATGGCGTGCACTTATGGACGAAATGGCAGTTGTATCTACAGAGGACTATCGCTCCATTGTTTTCCAGGAGCCCCGATTTGTCGAGTACTTCCGTCTT GCTACACCAGAGCTGGAGTATGGTCGGATGAACATTGGCAGTCGCCCCTCAAAGCGAAAACCAAGTGGTGGTATTGAGTCACTTCGTGCAATCCCATGGATTTTCGCATGGACACAAACAAGGTTCCATCTTCCTGTGTGGTTAGGCCTTGGAGCAGCCTTCAGACATGTCATTAAGAAGGACATTAAGAATCTTCATATGCTGCAAGAGATGTACAACCAATGGCCTTTCTTCAGGGTCACCATTGATTTGGTTGAAATGGTGTTTGCCAAGGGAAACCCCGGAATAGCTGCGTTATATGATAAACTCCTTGTTTCTGAAGACCTATGGTCATTTGGAGAGCGATTAAGGTCCAACTATGAAGAAACCAAGAACTTTCTCTTACAG ATTGCTGGACACAAGGATCTTCTCGAAGGGGACCCGCACCTGAAGCAAAGACTCCGCCTGCGTGATTCATACATCACAACCCTCAACGTCTGCCAAGCATATACACTGAAAAGGATCCGTGACCCAAACTTCCATGTGACACTACGGCCACACATCTCAAAGGAAATCAGCGAATCAAACAAACCGGCTAATGAACTTGTGAAGCTGAACCCGACAAGTGAGTACGCGCCTGGTCTGGAGGACACCCTCATCTTGACAATGAAGGGTATTGCTGCCGGCTTACAGAACACCGGTTAA
- the LOC103431581 gene encoding epidermis-specific secreted glycoprotein EP1-like: MSSPQLIMSLPCMFIFSLFAFIAQAKVPANQTFKYVNEGEFGPFITEYDASYRMLDPFASPFQLAFYNTTPNAFTLALRMGLRRSESQFYWVWEANRGKPVGENATFTFGTDGNLVLANADGRVAWQSNTANKGVVGFDLLSTGNMVLYDSKGNFVWQSFDYPSNTLLVGQSLRAGGVSKLVSRASEAENEDGSYSLVMEAKGLAMYYKSKNSPRPSLYFTSSKWISVQKGSLNHVTLKCSPDAHEGFAYDLSLDYVAGNSSSRGNVMLARPNYNSTSTFLRLEMDGNLRLHTYYKVVRYGAWEVTFTLFDKDSRWENGCQLPERCGKLGICEDSQCVACPSSKGLLGWSESCEPEKLTSCDPKSFHYYKVEGVDHFLSKYAKGDSIKESDCAKKCTLDCKCLGYFYNQDTSKCWIAYDLKTLTKVANSTHVGYIKAPNH, translated from the coding sequence ATGTCTTCCCCTCAACTAATCATGTCACTACCGTGCATGTTCATTTTCTCACTCTTTGCTTTCATTgctcaagccaaagttccagcAAATCAAACTTTCAAGTACGTCAATGAAGGGGAATTTGGGCCTTTCATTACAGAATATGATGCAAGCTATCGGATGCTTGATCCTTTTGCCTCCCCCTTCCAACTTGCTTTCTACAACACCACCCCAAATGCCTTCACTCTTGCTCTACGCATGGGTTTGAGGCGGTCGGAGTCGCagttttattgggtttgggaAGCCAACCGGGGGAAACCTGTCGGCGAAAATGCCACCTTCACATTTGGGACTGATGGGAATCTTGTTTTGGCCAATGCCGATGGCCGAGTGGCTTGGCAAAGCAACACCGCCAACAAAGGTGTCGTAGGCTTCGACTTGCTTTCAACTGGCAATATGGTACTTTATGACTCAAAGGGTAACTTTGTTTGGCAAAGTTTTGACTACCCATCAAACACTTTGTTGGTGGGTCAATCTCTGCGTGCCGGGGGAGTAAGCAAGCTTGTGAGTCGAGCATCGGAGGCAGAAAACGAGGACGGGTCTTATAGCTTGGTGATGGAGGCGAAAGGTTTGGCTATGTACTACAAGAGCAAGAACTCCCCACGACCATCACTTTACTTCACATCTTCCAAATGGATTAGTGTCCAAAAGGGCTCATTGAACCATGTGACATTGAAATGTTCACCGGATGCTCATGAGGGTTTTGCTTACGACTTGAGCTTGGACTATGTAGCAGGAAACTCATCCTCCAGAGGAAATGTCATGCTTGCTAGACCCAACTACAATAGCACATCAACATTCCTTAGGCTGGAAATGGATGGAAATTTGAGGCTTCACACTTACTATAAAGTAGTTCGTTACGGTGCATGGGAGGTGACCTTCACGCTTTTCGATAAAGATTCGAGATGGGAAAACGGGTGCCAACTGCCGGAGCGATGCGGGAAGTTGGGCATTTGTGAGGACAGCCAATGTGTTGCTTGCCCATCGTCTAAGGGACTGTTGGGTTGGAGCGAGAGTTGTGAGCCTGAGAAGCTAACTTCTTGTGATCCAAAGAGCTTCCACTACTACAAAGTTGAAGGGGTTGATCATTTCTTGAGCAAGTACGCAAAGGGAGATTCAATCAAAGAGAGTGATTGTGCTAAGAAGTGTACATTGGATTGCAAGTGTTTGGGCTACTTTTACAACCAAGACACATCAAAGTGTTGGATTGcttatgatttgaaaactttaaccAAAGTTGCCAATTCCACGCATGTGGGTTACATCAAAGCACCTAACCACTAG